From one Candidatus Binatia bacterium genomic stretch:
- a CDS encoding DUF4062 domain-containing protein produces MPTRIFLSAVSGQFKDCRDALASDLRAIGCEVRVQEDFQQGPRTLIEHLEEYIAQCDRVIALVGDAYGCEASGVAVPAVNPPRFYTQWEYFFTLGERLDGSLAPRKDLYL; encoded by the coding sequence ATGCCGACCCGGATCTTTCTCTCCGCGGTGTCGGGCCAGTTCAAGGACTGTCGCGACGCGCTGGCCAGCGACCTACGCGCGATCGGCTGCGAGGTCAGGGTGCAGGAGGATTTTCAGCAGGGTCCGCGCACGCTCATCGAACACCTCGAGGAATACATCGCGCAATGCGATCGCGTCATCGCGCTGGTTGGTGACGCCTACGGCTGCGAGGCTTCGGGCGTTGCCGTCCCCGCCGTGAATCCGCCACGCTTCTACACACAGTGGGAATACTTCTTCACGCTCGGCGAGCGTCTCGACGGCTCTCTCGCGCCGCGCAAAGACCTCTACCTCTAA